The Triticum aestivum cultivar Chinese Spring chromosome 3A, IWGSC CS RefSeq v2.1, whole genome shotgun sequence genome includes a region encoding these proteins:
- the LOC123056697 gene encoding uncharacterized protein: MEQFFGAGRSKCECRDSRGWVSHLASSRRTGERAGAGTPISFLRHPLLLPRPDLRSPPRPLFTAPPSSSSASLDNAIEFVCLPAGGRSNLAARCPSSGHSACCGGACPPQGGPGHLRPPPQARSGITGGRSDLVARCPSSRRLACLGSPRPARNDGGHFTTGGCSDLAARSRCSRLSACCGCPCPGHPTPPTQASYDGCHPGTTGCRCLRFRLAATTYSVELGPCSVGFGNRSFVAPLLWADG, from the exons ATGGAGCAGTTTTTTGGTGCG ggcAGAAGCAAATGCGAATGCAGGGATTCGAGGGGATGGGTCTCGCATCTCGCGTCTTCGCGCAGGACGGGTGAGCGCGCCGGCGCCGGCACCCCGATCTCCTTCCTCCGGCATCCCCTGCTCCTGCCACGACCGGATCTGAGATCCCCACCGCGTCCTCTCTTCACCGCCCCTCCttcgagctcctccgcctccctgGACAATGCAATCGAGTTCGTGTGCCTCCCGGCCGGTGGCCGCTCCAACCTCGCCGCTCGCTGCCCCAGCTCCGGCCACTCAGCTTGCTGCGGCGGCGCTTGCCCTCCGCAGGGCGGGCCCGGCCATCTGAGGCCACCTCCGCAAGCCCGCTCCGGCATCACCGGCGGCCGCTCCGACCTCGTCGCCCGCTGCCCCAGCTCCCGCCGCCTTGCTTGCCTTGGCAGCCCTCGCCCAGCCCGCAACGACGGGGGCCACTTCACCACCGGCGGCTGCTCCGACCTCGCCGCCCGTAGCCGTTGCTCCCGCCTCTCAGCTTGTTGTGGTTGTCCTTGCCCCGGCCATCCAACACCACCTACGCAAGCCAGCTACGACGGCTGCCATCCCGGCACCACCGGCTGCCGGTGCCTCCGCTTCCGGCTTGCTGCTACCACCTACAGCGTCGAGCTCGGGCCGTGTTCAGTCGGATTTGGCAACAGAAGCTTCGTTGCGCCCCTCCTGTGGGCTGACGGATGA